The Fusarium falciforme chromosome 4, complete sequence genomic interval CCGATTGCCATCGAGCAGCTTCTGTGCAACATTGGTTCGGAAGGGTGCCACGCCAAGAATGTTCCCGCTGGCATCGTCATTGCTTCCCCAGACACCCAAGATCCTGACTGTGAGTTCCGTGATCCGACGTGTATGACCTCGACTAACAGCTGTCAGACTTTTATACCTGGACTCGAGATGCTGCTCTTGTCTTCAAGTATATTGTTGACAGGTTCGTGCACCAGTACGACGCTGGGCTCCAGAAGCGCATCCAGGAGTACATTGCATCTCAAGCCAAGCTTCAGGGCGTCTCCAACCCTTCTGGATCCCTCTCGGATGGCTCTGGCCTTGGTGAAGCCAAGTTCTATGTCAACCTGAGCCCCTACACTGGTGGCTGGGGTGAGTCGACAGATACGTGCCATGACTTACACAGGCACTGACAGACTCTAGGTCGACCTCAACGTGATGGTCCCGCCCTTCGAGCCACCGCAATGATCACTTATGCCAACTGGCTGATCTCCAACGGCTACACCTCTACGGCTAATGACATTGTATGGCCCGTTATTCGCAACGATCTCAACTACGTTGCTCAGTATTGGTGAGCTCTCTTGGACATTCGTTACCACAAAGGCTTACCCCTGTAGGACCCAAACTGGCTTTGACTTGTGGGAGGAGGTCAGGGGCAGCTCATTCTTCACGACTGCTGCTCAATATCGAGGTCAGCACCAGCTATCTCACTCTCAGTCAAGATGCTAATCCATACCACAGCTCTCGTCGAAGGCAGTGCTCTTGCCAAGGCTCTTGGCAAGTCTAGTGACAGCTATTCTTCCATCGCACCCCAAACACTCTGCTTCTTGCAGACCTACTGGGTCTCGAATGGCAAATATGTCGACTCCAACAGTAAGTTTTGCCTCTATAGACTTCAATACGTCCTTTACTCACAACTCCCAGTCAACGTGAATGATGGCCGCACCGGCAAGGACGCCAACAGCATCCTCGCATCTATCCACAACTTCGACCCCAGCATTGGCTGTGATGCGGCAACATTCCAACCCTGCAGTGACAAGGCCCTCGCCAACCACAAGGCAGTCACCGACTCTTTCCGTTcctacaacatcaacaagggCATCGCACAGGGAACTGCTCTGGCTATTGGAAGATACATCGAAGATGTCTACTACAACGGCAACCCCTGGTACCTCACCACACTCGCCGCGGCTGAGCAGCTGTACGATGCTGTCTACGTCTGGAAGCAGAAGGGATCCATCACTGTCACTGATACATCTCTGTCGTTCTTCAAGGACCTGGTGTCAAGTGTTTCTACTGGCACATATTCCAGCGACTCGACCACTTTCAAGCAGATTATCGACGCCGTCTCGACCTACGCCGACGGATACGTCAGCATTGTTGCCAAGTACGTGGGTCCAAACGGCGCCCTGGCTGAGCAGTTCTCCAAGAACGATGGCACGCCCATGTCCGCTGATGATCTGACCTGGTCATATGCTGCCTTCCTCTCGGCCACTGAACGCCGAGCTGGCATTGTTCCTCCCACTTGGGCAAACGGTGCTCCTTCAGTTCCCAACAGCTGTGGATCAAGCACAGTCGCTGGATCATACACGTCGGCCACGGCAACCTCGTTCCCTCCTTCGCAAACCCCCAAGGACGGCGTGCCAACTCCCACGGGGCCAACTCCCACGGACGGGGGACCGACTACCTCCCCAACAAGCTGCGCCACCGCCACATCTGTCGACGTTACCTTTGAGGAGGTGGTCAAGACCGAGTATGGCGACACCATCAAGATTGTCGGCAGCATCGACGCCCTGGGCAGCTGGGACACCAAGAAGGCTATCTCCCTGAGCGCCTCCGATTACACAGCGTCGAACCCCCTGTGGAAGGTGACGATCCCCCTCAAGGCTGGTCAGGCTTTCGAGTACAAgtacatcaacatcaagaaggacGGCTCGCTGGTGTGGGAGCGTGACCCGAACCGCTCTTACACTGTTCCCAAGACTTGTGCCACCAAGGCTACCAAGTCGGATAAGTGGCAAGGATAAGCTCGGGGAGCGATCCAGGGCTGAATCGATGCCTGCTTTAATGCTGATAGAAAGGAGAAAGGGTAATTA includes:
- a CDS encoding Glucoamylase, which gives rise to MPAVYKMLTMDLIDVDEAVSSLSVNTTASLIQPFMYILSSAFLLGSLALQSVLGRPADKIQVRQSGVEDFIKSESPIAIEQLLCNIGSEGCHAKNVPAGIVIASPDTQDPDYFYTWTRDAALVFKYIVDRFVHQYDAGLQKRIQEYIASQAKLQGVSNPSGSLSDGSGLGEAKFYVNLSPYTGGWGRPQRDGPALRATAMITYANWLISNGYTSTANDIVWPVIRNDLNYVAQYWTQTGFDLWEEVRGSSFFTTAAQYRALVEGSALAKALGKSSDSYSSIAPQTLCFLQTYWVSNGKYVDSNINVNDGRTGKDANSILASIHNFDPSIGCDAATFQPCSDKALANHKAVTDSFRSYNINKGIAQGTALAIGRYIEDVYYNGNPWYLTTLAAAEQLYDAVYVWKQKGSITVTDTSLSFFKDLVSSVSTGTYSSDSTTFKQIIDAVSTYADGYVSIVAKYVGPNGALAEQFSKNDGTPMSADDLTWSYAAFLSATERRAGIVPPTWANGAPSVPNSCGSSTVAGSYTSATATSFPPSQTPKDGVPTPTGPTPTDGGPTTSPTSCATATSVDVTFEEVVKTEYGDTIKIVGSIDALGSWDTKKAISLSASDYTASNPLWKVTIPLKAGQAFEYKYINIKKDGSLVWERDPNRSYTVPKTCATKATKSDKWQG